The sequence below is a genomic window from Tenacibaculum tangerinum.
TGTAGTGGCAGGTGATTTTGAAAAAAAATCAACTAAAAAATTAATAAAAGACTACTTTGAATCAATTCCTGCAAGAACCCTTTCTAAAAGAGACAACGTAGTAGAACCCGAAAGAACTCAAGAAAAACGTGTAAAAGAGTACGATTCTAACATTCAGTTACCAGCTATTTTATTAGCGCACAAAACTCCTTCAATGAAAGAAAGAGACTCTAAAGTTTTAGATGTAATTTCTACTATTTTAAGCAATGGTAAAAGTTCTAGATTGTACAAAAAATTAGTTGACGATAAGAAAAAGGCATTACAAGTATTTTCTTTTGCTCGTAATTTAGAAGAACATAGTGTATATAATATTGGAGCTATTCCTTTAGGGAAAACGTCGTTAGACGATTTAATTAAAGAAATGGACGAAGAAATTGAAAAATTACAAACAGAGTTAATTTCAGATAGAGACCTACAAAAAGTTCGTAATAAATTTGAAAACCAATTTGTTGCTTCAAACTCTAGCGCACAAGGTATTGCCAACTCATTAGCAAGAAATTATATGTTAGTTGGAGACACAAACCAAATTAACAAAGAGTTGGACGTTATCAACTCTATAACCAAAGAAGAAATCAGAGCGGTAGCTAAAAAATATTTGGCTAAAAACCGTCGTGTTGTTATCGAATATTTACC
It includes:
- a CDS encoding M16 family metallopeptidase; translation: MRKRVITLASALLVGLSANAQKVEFEEYDLSNGMHVILHQDNSAPVVTVGVMYHVGSKDEETGKTGMAHFYEHLLFTGTENIGRGEWSKIQAANGGTGNANTNWDRTYYYETFPSNNLQLGLWMESERLLHPIIDQKAVDTQNEVVKEEKRQRMDNAPYGKIIYGDVYNHIFDKHNYGRPMIGYIEDLDAATLAEFQDFYKKWYMPNNAVLVVAGDFEKKSTKKLIKDYFESIPARTLSKRDNVVEPERTQEKRVKEYDSNIQLPAILLAHKTPSMKERDSKVLDVISTILSNGKSSRLYKKLVDDKKKALQVFSFARNLEEHSVYNIGAIPLGKTSLDDLIKEMDEEIEKLQTELISDRDLQKVRNKFENQFVASNSSAQGIANSLARNYMLVGDTNQINKELDVINSITKEEIRAVAKKYLAKNRRVVIEYLPKKK